In a genomic window of Scomber japonicus isolate fScoJap1 chromosome 17, fScoJap1.pri, whole genome shotgun sequence:
- the fbxo25 gene encoding F-box only protein 25 isoform X2, producing MPFLGKDWRSPGWSWTKTEHGWKRIIFYGHELEDNNREIDLKELCCDNKENLFVGDVCELTTTKRKKDFYNNNTKSQFVFRDKWIYVQKGSTKERHGYCTLGEALNRLDFSSAIQDLRRFNYVAKLFQLIARSQLTSLSGAAQKNYFNILEKIVRKVVEDHYNPRLVKELLQDLSSTLHSLTIHVGRCVLVGNVNIWLCRLETILKWQQQLNNLQIPKQMCNGKSFNDLPLLMHNKILYNLSDAHDIINLGQASPTLHILSENRTLWKNLCHFHFTDKQFCRNLVLTKSDNVDWKLMYFTLQKRYPMKEQYGDTLHFCKHCSILFWKDCGHPCTANDPDSCLMPISPQHFIDLFKF from the exons ATGCCTTTCTTGGGAAAGGACTGGAGGTCACCAGGATGGAGCTGGACAAAGACAGAACATGGCTGGAAGAGGATCATCTTCTATGGACATGAGTTGGAGGACAACAACAGAGAGATAGACTTGAAAGA GCTCTGCTGTGACAACAAAGAAAATCTGTTTGTTGGAGATGTATGTGAGCTCACCAccacaaaaaggaaaaaggacttctacaacaacaacaccaaatCTCAAT TCGTGTTTAGGGATAAATGGATCTACGTGCAGAAAGGGAGCACAAAAGAA CGACATGGATACTGCACACTTGGTGAGGCGCTCAACCGTTTAGACTTTTCCAGTGCCATTCAGGACTTGAGAAGATTCAACTATGTGGCAAAA CTTTTCCAGCTAATCGCCAGGTCTCAGCTGACGTCCTTGAGTGGAGCAGCCCAGAAAAACTATTTCAATATACTTGAGAAAATTGTGCGAAAAG TCGTAGAGGACCACTACAATCCGCGCCTTGTCAAGGAACTGCTGCAGGACCTGAGCTCAACACTGCACAGTCTGACTATTCATGTTGGCAGGTGTGTGCTCGTGGGCAACGTCAATATCTGGTTGTGCCGACTGGAGACCATTCTCAAATGGCAACAACAGCTCAACAACCTGCAGATCCCAAAG CAAATGTGCAATGGTAAGTCATTCAACGACTTGCCGCTACTCATGCACAATAAGATCCTCTACAACCTATCTGATGCCCACGACATCATTAACCTGGGACAGGCCTCGCCAACTCTGCACATCCTCAGTGAGAACAGGACGCTGTGGAAGAACCTGTGCCACTTTCACTTCACAGACAAACAG tTCTGTAGGAATTTAGTCCTAACCAAGAGTGACAACGTGGACTGGAAGCTGATGTACTTCACCCTGCAGAAGCGTTACCCAATGAAGGAGCAGTACGGCGACACCTTGCACTTCTGCAAACACTGTAGCATACTCTTCTGGAAg GACTGCGGCCACCCCTGCACGGCCAATGATCCAGACAGCTGTCTTATGCCCATCTCTCCGCAGCACTTTATTGACCTCTTCAAATTCTGA
- the fbxo25 gene encoding F-box only protein 25 isoform X1 has product MPFLGKDWRSPGWSWTKTEHGWKRIIFYGHELEDNNREIDLKELCCDNKENLFVGDVCELTTTKRKKDFYNNNTKSQFVFRDKWIYVQKGSTKERHGYCTLGEALNRLDFSSAIQDLRRFNYVAKLFQLIARSQLTSLSGAAQKNYFNILEKIVRKVVEDHYNPRLVKELLQDLSSTLHSLTIHVGRCVLVGNVNIWLCRLETILKWQQQLNNLQIPKQMCNGKSFNDLPLLMHNKILYNLSDAHDIINLGQASPTLHILSENRTLWKNLCHFHFTDKQFCRNLVLTKSDNVDWKLMYFTLQKRYPMKEQYGDTLHFCKHCSILFWKDRHLALLFKDCGHPCTANDPDSCLMPISPQHFIDLFKF; this is encoded by the exons ATGCCTTTCTTGGGAAAGGACTGGAGGTCACCAGGATGGAGCTGGACAAAGACAGAACATGGCTGGAAGAGGATCATCTTCTATGGACATGAGTTGGAGGACAACAACAGAGAGATAGACTTGAAAGA GCTCTGCTGTGACAACAAAGAAAATCTGTTTGTTGGAGATGTATGTGAGCTCACCAccacaaaaaggaaaaaggacttctacaacaacaacaccaaatCTCAAT TCGTGTTTAGGGATAAATGGATCTACGTGCAGAAAGGGAGCACAAAAGAA CGACATGGATACTGCACACTTGGTGAGGCGCTCAACCGTTTAGACTTTTCCAGTGCCATTCAGGACTTGAGAAGATTCAACTATGTGGCAAAA CTTTTCCAGCTAATCGCCAGGTCTCAGCTGACGTCCTTGAGTGGAGCAGCCCAGAAAAACTATTTCAATATACTTGAGAAAATTGTGCGAAAAG TCGTAGAGGACCACTACAATCCGCGCCTTGTCAAGGAACTGCTGCAGGACCTGAGCTCAACACTGCACAGTCTGACTATTCATGTTGGCAGGTGTGTGCTCGTGGGCAACGTCAATATCTGGTTGTGCCGACTGGAGACCATTCTCAAATGGCAACAACAGCTCAACAACCTGCAGATCCCAAAG CAAATGTGCAATGGTAAGTCATTCAACGACTTGCCGCTACTCATGCACAATAAGATCCTCTACAACCTATCTGATGCCCACGACATCATTAACCTGGGACAGGCCTCGCCAACTCTGCACATCCTCAGTGAGAACAGGACGCTGTGGAAGAACCTGTGCCACTTTCACTTCACAGACAAACAG tTCTGTAGGAATTTAGTCCTAACCAAGAGTGACAACGTGGACTGGAAGCTGATGTACTTCACCCTGCAGAAGCGTTACCCAATGAAGGAGCAGTACGGCGACACCTTGCACTTCTGCAAACACTGTAGCATACTCTTCTGGAAg GATCGCCACCTTGCGTTGTTATTCAAG GACTGCGGCCACCCCTGCACGGCCAATGATCCAGACAGCTGTCTTATGCCCATCTCTCCGCAGCACTTTATTGACCTCTTCAAATTCTGA
- the fam110c gene encoding protein FAM110C: METTSDTTKILEKGPEYLRKQMELENEAKGRMSAVERLAATKPKYVKSQRVVNSTQEPAISLGSASVSSTGSSNRSSNRGGKLVTRSDSPEATRVAQSCTPGQVRRSSSKKRPDSLLLYRQKCELLRGSPTVRKHNRTRKLLHSSVNKNVPLPEAADKEYESEGNKEKIPTPEEPAKEFSPNIVVVTEQHATKNSVPVSVTAAVENTSAGLLKVPAIRRCGKGVSRSHSDISSRYSKNFADFDAFFKYCGLDGEVIESMGKENFSARSDEIAINIRSASVSTSDDVFSRHSGDSDGLLEDDLNKKTHQGTSVIERNARIIKWLYSCKNAEETGKKLRDLD, translated from the coding sequence ATGGAGACAACCAGTGATACCACAAAAATCCTAGAGAAGGGTCCTGAATACCTTCGAAAGCAAATGGAACTGGAGAATGAGGCAAAAGGGCGCATGAGTGCGGTGGAAAGGCTTGCAGCAACCAAACCAAAATATGTCAAGAGCCAACGGGTGGTCAACTCGACTCAGGAGCCAGCGATCAGTCTCGGATCAGCTTCTGTGAGTAGCACTGGGTCTTCTAACCGGAGTTCAAACCGTGGTGGAAAACTTGTCACAAGGAGTGACTCACCTGAGGCTACACGTGTTGCACAAAGCTGCACACCGGGGCAGGTACGTAGGTCCAGCTCCAAAAAACGACCAGACTCTCTTCTGCTTTACAGGCAGAAATGTGAATTATTGAGAGGGTCTCCAACTGTCCGGAAACACAATAGAACACGCAAGTTGCTACACAGCtctgtgaataaaaatgttccACTACCTGAGGCAGCAGATAAGGAATATGAGTCTGAGGGCAACAAGGAAAAAATCCCCACGCCTGAGGAACCTGCAAAGGAATTTAGCCCAAATATAGTTGTAGTAACGGAACAACATGCCACCAAAAACAGTGTTCCTGtcagtgtgacagcagctgttgaGAATACATCTGCCGGTCTCCTTAAGGTCCCTGCGATTCGAAGATGTGGTAAAGGTGTAAGTCGCTCTCACTCTGACATCAGTTCCAGGTACTCCAAAAATTTTGCAGATTTTGATGCTTTTTTCAAGTACTGCGGGCTGGATGGTGAGGTCATCGAGTCTATGGGGAAGGAGAACTTCTCTGCTCGCTCGGATGAAATTGCAATAAACATCCGAAGCGCCAGCGTCTCTACATCAGATGACGTATTCTCCAGGCACAGCGGTGACAGTGACGGGCTACTGGAAGATGACTtgaataaaaagacacaccaaGGGACATCAGTTATTGAGCGCAATGCACGGATTATCAAATGGCTTTATAGCTGCAAAAATGCTGAAGAGACAGGGAAAAAGTTAAGAGACCTCGATTGA